The Acropora muricata isolate sample 2 chromosome 5, ASM3666990v1, whole genome shotgun sequence genome includes a window with the following:
- the LOC136918286 gene encoding cilia- and flagella-associated protein 57-like, with translation MNSPLLPTQMGRPNPGRTRIADQSTLVTTILGVGVDPQATTVAIKKHTKDIEQLKREIDEKNEAILRLEKDIKKLREYNDELNVTVEFKDKEIKALKDKINTLESEKKDLQKKLRAVEVELEAVKEEVDDLKTANKATEDKNADLEEKVEKLSTKMEGMKKSLEETKDENALLKTKVQKLEDARQHISSTGVPSEMLAALPNAMSPLETLLLYLGEMCWRIQAMMYKAVHPNSYKDKRGYKVKHIEEDIDDLKEKNKKDEANERWEALKKGLKWKGKEHLRAMQSIQRSRNVTAHPDLNEELLLSAAQVLEGEGKLECQPSCVKELIEMWKMLHHEDPESIVMKIIQGT, from the coding sequence ATGAATTCACCGTTGTTGCCGACGCAAATGGGAAGGCCTAACCCTGGTAGGACCCGAATTGCCGATCAGTCAACGCTTGTAACAACTATATTAGGCGTTGGCGTCGATCCTCAAGCTACCACTGTGGCGATAAAAAAGCACACCAAGGATATCGAACAACTGAAGAGGGAAATAGATGAAAAGAACGAGGCCATACTGCGGCTGGAGAAAGACATAAAAAAGCTTCGAGAGTACAATGACGAATTGAATGTTACCGTGGAATTCAAAGACAAGGAGATTAAGGCCCTGAAGGATAAAATAAACACCCTGGAATCGGAGAAAAAGgacttacaaaaaaaattaagggcTGTTGAGGTCGAACTGGAGGCTGTGAAAGAGGAAGTCGATGACTTGAAAACCGCGAATAAAGCCACTGAGGATAAGAACGCGGATTTGGAAGAGAAGGTCGAAAAGTTGTCAACGAAAATGGAGGGAATGAAGAAAAGTCTTGAGGAGACTAAGGATGAGAATGCTTTGCTCAAAACGAAGGTTCAGAAGCTAGAAGATGCAAGGCAACATATATCATCAACTGGTGTCCCTAGCGAAATGCTGGCGGCATTACCAAATGCCATGAGCCCTTTGGAAACTTTGTTACTGTACCTGGGTGAGATGTGTTGGCGAATACAGGCAATGATGTACAAGGCTGTTCACCCGAATTCGTACAAAGATAAAAGGGGTTACAAAGTGAAGCATATTGAAGAAGACATAGACGATTTGAAAGAGAAGAATAAAAAAGACGAGGCAAACGAGAGGTGGGAAGCACTTAAGAAGGGACTGAAATGGAAGGGAAAGGAACACTTAAGAGCAATGCAATCTATCCAGAGGAGCAGAAATGTAACTGCTCACCCAGATCTGAACGAGGAGTTACTCTTATCCGCAGCACAAGTTTTGGAGGGTGAAGGAAAACTGGAATGTCAGCCATCTTGTGTTAAAGAACTGATAGAAATGTGGAAAATGTTGCATCACGAGGATCCGGAATCAATCGTAATGAAAATCATCCAAGGAACGTGA